One genomic window of Bartonella sp. JB63 includes the following:
- a CDS encoding nucleoside deaminase has protein sequence MRLTPMEIALLEAQSAKKQAEIPVGAVITHGETIIARAGNYTRTPYDPTGHAEMRVIRIACQIFKSERIPQCDLYVTLEPCAMCAAAISFARIRNLYYATQDSKGGAIEHGPRFYQQSTCHHRPNVYSGFKEREANQLLKDFFAQKRHQK, from the coding sequence ATGAGACTTACTCCCATGGAAATAGCTCTTTTAGAAGCACAGTCAGCAAAAAAACAAGCTGAAATTCCCGTGGGCGCAGTTATTACACATGGTGAAACAATTATTGCACGTGCTGGCAATTACACAAGAACCCCATATGATCCTACAGGACACGCCGAAATGCGTGTTATTCGTATAGCTTGTCAAATCTTCAAAAGTGAAAGAATTCCTCAATGCGATCTTTATGTAACACTCGAACCATGCGCTATGTGCGCTGCAGCTATTTCATTTGCACGCATAAGAAACCTGTATTATGCAACACAAGATTCAAAAGGCGGCGCTATTGAACATGGACCGCGTTTCTACCAACAATCAACCTGCCACCATAGACCTAATGTTTATTCCGGTTTTAAAGAAAGAGAAGCAAATCAATTGCTTAAAGACTTTTTTGCACAAAAACGACACCAAAAATAA